From a single Fulvivirga ulvae genomic region:
- the dnaX gene encoding DNA polymerase III subunit gamma/tau, translating into MEKFVVSARKYRPTGFDEVVGQEHITTTLKNAIDNNQLAQALLFCGPRGVGKTTCARILARMINQFDEKSEGNSLNIFELDAASNNSVDDIRNLIDQVRYPPQYGKYKVYIIDEVHMLSNAAFNAFLKTLEEPPSYAIFILATTEKHKVIPTILSRCQIFDFNRIQVSDIAVHLKGIAERENIKAEDEALHLIAQKADGALRDALSIFDLIVTFSSDRNITYQSTISNLHILDYEYYFKVIDHLLAEDLSQTLLIFDEILKQGFDGHNFIVGLSEHLRNLMVCKDNATVQLMEVPDNTKEKYIEQANKASMSFLLTALNISNQCDLSYKGSKNQRLHVELTLMKLAYVNAAVSLANQSSDNGVKKKVM; encoded by the coding sequence ATGGAAAAGTTTGTGGTATCGGCGCGCAAGTATAGGCCAACGGGTTTCGATGAGGTAGTAGGTCAGGAACATATCACTACTACGCTTAAAAACGCTATAGATAATAACCAATTAGCTCAGGCTCTGCTTTTTTGTGGTCCTCGTGGTGTTGGTAAGACTACCTGTGCACGTATACTCGCCAGAATGATCAACCAGTTTGATGAGAAAAGCGAGGGAAATTCTCTAAATATTTTTGAGCTGGATGCTGCCTCTAACAACTCTGTAGATGACATCAGGAACCTGATTGACCAGGTCAGATATCCCCCTCAGTATGGCAAATACAAGGTTTATATCATAGATGAGGTCCACATGCTTTCCAATGCGGCATTTAATGCATTCCTGAAAACCCTTGAGGAGCCACCATCATATGCTATTTTCATATTAGCAACCACTGAAAAGCACAAGGTAATACCTACTATACTATCACGGTGTCAGATCTTTGATTTTAACCGGATACAGGTTTCTGATATTGCGGTTCATTTAAAAGGCATAGCCGAGCGGGAGAATATTAAAGCAGAAGATGAGGCACTTCACCTCATTGCACAGAAAGCTGACGGCGCCCTGCGCGATGCACTTTCCATATTTGACCTGATAGTAACTTTCTCCTCTGACAGGAACATAACTTATCAATCTACCATAAGTAATCTACATATTCTTGATTACGAGTATTACTTTAAAGTGATTGATCATTTACTAGCTGAAGACCTTTCGCAGACATTACTGATCTTTGACGAAATCCTGAAACAGGGCTTTGACGGACATAATTTCATCGTAGGCCTCAGTGAACATTTGCGCAACCTTATGGTTTGTAAAGACAATGCTACGGTACAACTGATGGAGGTGCCAGACAATACCAAAGAAAAGTACATAGAGCAAGCCAATAAAGCTTCTATGTCTTTCTTACTCACAGCGCTCAACATATCTAATCAGTGTGATCTCAGCTATAAGGGAAGTAAAAATCAACGCCTGCATGTTGAGCTTACTTTAATGAAATTAGCCTACGTTAATGCTGCCGTTAGTCTTGCCAATCAATCTTCTGATAATGGTGTAAAAAAAAAAGTGATGTAG
- a CDS encoding RNA polymerase sigma factor, with product MDKDKILDELLIYKCCDGDQKAFSILIGRWNKKLISFAYKFTRDMDSARDIAQESWISIHKGLNKLKDNAKFSTWAFRIVYNKSMDHLRSQQKQNQVESSATEVADDELDDQHHDAATVSELLGKLPAQHKTVLTLFYLEQQSIRDIASILKLPEGTVKSRIFYARELLKRKYKEVKNETH from the coding sequence ATGGATAAGGACAAAATTTTAGATGAGTTGTTGATCTACAAGTGCTGCGATGGTGATCAGAAGGCTTTTAGCATACTGATAGGGAGGTGGAACAAGAAGCTTATCTCCTTTGCCTACAAATTTACCCGTGATATGGACTCAGCCCGGGACATAGCTCAGGAAAGCTGGATATCCATTCACAAAGGGCTCAACAAGTTAAAGGACAATGCTAAATTCAGTACCTGGGCATTCAGGATTGTCTACAATAAATCAATGGATCATCTACGTTCACAGCAAAAACAGAATCAAGTGGAGTCCTCAGCAACCGAGGTAGCCGATGACGAACTTGACGATCAGCACCATGATGCGGCTACGGTCAGTGAATTGCTCGGCAAATTGCCAGCACAGCATAAGACTGTTCTGACTTTGTTTTACCTGGAACAGCAGTCTATCAGGGATATAGCGTCCATTTTGAAATTGCCGGAGGGCACCGTCAAATCCAGGATTTTCTATGCGAGAGAGTTATTAAAAAGAAAATATAAAGAAGTGAAAAATGAAACACACTAA
- a CDS encoding DUF6768 family protein, with the protein MKHTNEQIDKIIHEALSKEEAAFYDHLGEQNIVEMTLGIFQGKNKVLYILTFIMSLILFGAFIFCMFKLYHVETTKAMILYGAGAFWSILSVLGIKIWYWMQMNTNSILREMKRLELQIAALSSVNR; encoded by the coding sequence ATGAAACACACTAATGAACAAATCGATAAGATCATTCATGAGGCCTTAAGCAAGGAAGAGGCCGCATTTTATGATCACTTAGGTGAACAAAATATAGTGGAAATGACTTTGGGGATTTTCCAGGGCAAGAATAAGGTATTGTACATACTAACTTTTATTATGTCGCTGATACTTTTTGGCGCATTCATCTTTTGCATGTTTAAGTTATATCATGTTGAGACTACAAAGGCAATGATCTTGTACGGTGCGGGTGCCTTTTGGAGTATACTCAGCGTGCTGGGAATTAAAATCTGGTATTGGATGCAGATGAACACCAACAGCATTTTAAGGGAAATGAAGAGGCTGGAGCTACAGATTGCTGCTTTGAGTAGCGTCAATCGGTGA